Proteins from a single region of Lentimicrobium saccharophilum:
- a CDS encoding toxin-antitoxin system YwqK family antitoxin encodes MKQSIITAMLLLIAGFALAQGLEYKDGLYYKKGMLYTGTHTEHFENGNVSVELSVKNGLEDGTVNYYFENGLIREQREYLEGKKNGTWQTWNENGVKVAEASYKSDVKHGPWNIWSADGIKLYEMHYTEGAKTGIWKQWDEEGKLIMERDFGN; translated from the coding sequence ATGAAACAATCAATCATAACCGCCATGTTGCTGCTGATCGCCGGATTTGCATTGGCGCAGGGGCTTGAATACAAGGATGGCTTGTATTACAAAAAGGGGATGCTCTATACGGGGACGCATACCGAGCATTTCGAAAACGGCAATGTCTCCGTTGAACTTTCGGTTAAAAACGGTCTCGAAGACGGAACCGTGAATTACTACTTTGAGAATGGCCTGATACGGGAGCAACGTGAATACCTCGAAGGAAAGAAGAACGGTACCTGGCAAACCTGGAACGAAAACGGAGTTAAAGTTGCCGAAGCTTCCTACAAGTCAGATGTTAAGCACGGACCATGGAATATCTGGAGCGCGGACGGTATAAAACTTTATGAAATGCATTATACCGAAGGTGCAAAAACCGGAATCTGGAAGCAATGGGATGAAGAGGGTAAGCTGATTATGGAGCGCGATTTCGGCAATTAG
- a CDS encoding agmatine deiminase family protein, whose protein sequence is MIKTLRTISILILLVLISSEGFPQRRMVAEWEPAFGTLIRWPLGIPGDLVVELARHDTVYVLVENSAQQSQASYTFSSYGVNLNHCRFIIANTWSHWTRDWGPHYVFNENGQAGIADPMFEGYPWVPGCNAKTASYSIREPRGYEEDDAVNITLAEELGLPLISFTAYLTGGNIMTDGQGRAFSTRQMLDESAQFCNEVCFMNIAEELLGIQQYFITENPEVYGIQHIDCYAKFLDEERILVKDLPQGHPEYECVRQLAEYLSGQNSCYGRPYEIHRIYCPVITGDEVPAYTNSFILNKKVLVPLFGIPQDEQALQTYRDLMPGYEVIGFTGSWYYYDALHCRTMGIFDPQMLVMRHKQPQMTAAGFPANMILKVDDRSETGLVPESLNIYWREQGNIQWNVLPLQPMTGPDSLYAQLPAFADGKVIQYYFTAADLSGRAEKLPRTAPGGYYSVEYSDLFVPVSNKENVTRLSVFPMPFNKCITVRFTPLVNGEVNARLYDVTGRLVSEIRKQGIASEVTEFNFFTGNLDSGFYLLGVYSGDAAVSVKILKDE, encoded by the coding sequence ATGATCAAAACCCTGCGAACTATTTCAATATTGATTCTGTTGGTTTTAATCAGTTCTGAAGGTTTCCCGCAGCGCCGTATGGTGGCCGAGTGGGAACCGGCTTTTGGCACCCTTATTCGCTGGCCGCTTGGTATACCGGGCGATCTTGTTGTTGAACTTGCCCGCCATGATACGGTTTATGTGCTGGTTGAAAATTCAGCTCAGCAGTCGCAGGCTTCCTATACTTTCTCTTCTTACGGTGTGAATCTGAATCATTGCCGTTTCATTATTGCCAATACCTGGTCGCACTGGACGCGTGACTGGGGGCCGCATTATGTATTTAACGAAAACGGGCAGGCCGGAATAGCCGATCCCATGTTCGAGGGTTATCCCTGGGTGCCGGGGTGCAATGCAAAAACAGCTTCGTATTCAATTCGTGAACCGCGGGGTTATGAAGAAGATGATGCTGTTAATATTACGCTGGCTGAAGAATTAGGATTGCCACTAATCAGTTTCACGGCATATCTCACAGGGGGAAACATCATGACCGATGGTCAGGGGAGGGCCTTTTCCACCCGGCAGATGCTGGATGAAAGTGCACAGTTTTGCAACGAAGTATGTTTCATGAACATAGCGGAAGAGTTATTGGGGATACAACAGTATTTTATTACTGAAAATCCTGAAGTATATGGAATACAGCATATTGATTGTTATGCCAAGTTCCTGGATGAGGAACGTATTCTTGTGAAAGACCTTCCCCAGGGCCATCCTGAATATGAGTGCGTCAGGCAACTGGCTGAATATCTTTCAGGCCAGAACAGTTGCTACGGAAGACCCTATGAAATTCACCGCATTTATTGCCCGGTCATAACCGGAGATGAAGTTCCTGCATACACCAATTCATTTATACTAAACAAAAAAGTGCTTGTTCCTTTATTCGGCATACCGCAGGATGAGCAGGCATTGCAAACCTATCGTGACCTGATGCCGGGATATGAAGTCATTGGTTTTACCGGCAGCTGGTATTATTACGATGCCCTGCACTGCCGTACTATGGGTATATTTGACCCGCAAATGCTTGTAATGCGGCACAAGCAGCCCCAAATGACCGCTGCAGGTTTTCCGGCAAATATGATACTAAAAGTTGACGACCGCAGCGAAACCGGATTGGTTCCTGAAAGTCTGAATATTTACTGGAGGGAGCAGGGAAACATTCAATGGAATGTTTTGCCGCTTCAGCCCATGACAGGACCCGATAGTCTGTATGCCCAATTGCCGGCTTTTGCTGACGGCAAAGTAATTCAGTATTACTTTACCGCTGCTGATTTATCGGGCAGAGCGGAAAAGTTGCCGCGTACCGCTCCCGGAGGCTATTATTCCGTTGAGTATTCTGATCTGTTTGTCCCTGTCTCAAATAAGGAAAATGTCACCCGATTGTCGGTTTTCCCGATGCCATTCAATAAGTGTATAACAGTTCGGTTTACCCCCCTTGTAAATGGAGAAGTGAATGCCAGGTTGTATGATGTTACAGGCCGGCTTGTTAGTGAAATAAGAAAGCAGGGAATCGCTTCAGAGGTAACTGAATTTAATTTTTTTACAGGTAATCTGGACAGCGGTTTTTATCTGTTGGGCGTTTACTCCGGCGATGCTGCGGTCTCAGTAAAGATCTTAAAAGATGAATAA
- a CDS encoding carboxypeptidase-like regulatory domain-containing protein — protein sequence MKKSISILTVIIALTLVSVSAYAGLHPTKLPAATASISGKVVDLQSGETLAGVAILVEGTDTKVYTDFDGNFNIEGLEPGKYNLVLSMISYKSSLVENLELQANEQEEIDIKLDNNR from the coding sequence ATGAAAAAATCCATCAGCATACTCACAGTAATCATCGCCCTCACCCTGGTGTCTGTTTCCGCATATGCAGGCCTGCACCCGACAAAACTTCCGGCCGCCACGGCTTCCATCAGCGGAAAAGTGGTCGACCTGCAGTCAGGTGAAACACTTGCAGGGGTCGCGATCCTTGTTGAAGGAACCGATACTAAGGTATACACCGATTTTGACGGAAATTTCAACATCGAAGGGCTGGAGCCCGGAAAATATAACCTGGTGCTGTCGATGATCTCATACAAAAGCAGCCTGGTTGAGAACCTTGAACTGCAAGCCAATGAGCAGGAAGAAATCGACATCAAACTTGACAATAACCGCTGA
- a CDS encoding DUF3298 and DUF4163 domain-containing protein: protein MKSTFPKYFLTAILLMACFITAKAQDRYLHLKGNIDNEEAVTADFVIFGSKITGTVQNHFSAGAPVFLHGVISPEGLLELRDKTSDKIVISGSLSESEVLFGKWHHDDEERPFEMSPQLPEGSGPFDVIAVASIQPLTAQPGSPLASYESTFLSLPGNKYGILRNQLTGLVFRELFRSEPAGEPVAMLKNNESAFFSQYQTSNTGIDIEENYRFLNWEKSRLLTVVYNRNNVISLYLRDYAYTGGDSGLEMGRFLVFDALEGKKVSFTDLFMPDASASLAALLRNAVCSKTGIDPTADLTGYGYFSNEIPVPQHFALTAYGILCHYNIYEIAGPETGAINIFLPYRQLQPLLNPLHPVAARLK from the coding sequence ATGAAAAGCACATTTCCGAAATATTTCCTGACGGCCATTCTGCTGATGGCCTGCTTTATTACCGCAAAGGCCCAGGACCGTTACCTTCATCTGAAAGGGAACATCGACAACGAGGAAGCGGTTACCGCCGATTTTGTCATTTTCGGTTCAAAGATTACCGGAACTGTTCAAAATCATTTTTCTGCCGGAGCGCCTGTATTTCTGCATGGGGTGATTTCGCCGGAAGGCCTGCTTGAGTTGCGCGATAAAACTTCCGATAAAATTGTTATCAGCGGAAGCCTCAGCGAAAGCGAAGTTCTCTTTGGAAAATGGCATCATGATGATGAGGAAAGACCCTTCGAAATGTCGCCTCAGTTGCCGGAAGGGTCCGGGCCTTTTGATGTCATTGCCGTGGCATCCATACAGCCGCTGACCGCTCAGCCAGGTTCACCCCTGGCCTCTTATGAATCGACATTTTTAAGTCTTCCCGGCAACAAATACGGCATCCTCCGCAACCAATTAACCGGACTGGTTTTCAGGGAACTCTTCAGAAGTGAACCGGCCGGTGAGCCGGTTGCCATGCTGAAGAACAATGAATCCGCGTTCTTCAGTCAATACCAGACCAGCAATACCGGAATTGACATTGAAGAAAATTACCGTTTTCTGAACTGGGAGAAATCACGGCTGCTGACGGTCGTTTACAACAGGAATAACGTTATCAGCCTTTATCTGCGTGATTATGCCTACACCGGTGGTGACAGCGGGCTGGAGATGGGACGCTTCCTTGTTTTTGACGCCCTGGAAGGCAAAAAGGTGTCATTCACGGATCTTTTCATGCCGGATGCCTCCGCATCCCTTGCCGCACTTCTGCGTAACGCAGTATGCAGCAAAACAGGCATCGATCCCACCGCCGACCTTACCGGTTACGGTTACTTCAGCAATGAAATCCCTGTGCCGCAGCATTTCGCCTTAACCGCGTACGGCATCCTCTGCCATTATAATATTTATGAGATAGCAGGCCCTGAAACCGGAGCAATCAATATCTTTCTGCCCTACCGGCAGCTTCAGCCGCTGCTGAATCCGCTTCATCCCGTTGCTGCACGCCTGAAATAA
- a CDS encoding YggS family pyridoxal phosphate-dependent enzyme — protein sequence MLSEHINYILQELPPHVTLVAVTKTRPVELLEEAYRMGLRDFGENRVQEMTEKQPLLPGDVRWHQIGHLQTNKVKYIAPFVHLIHSVDSLKLLAEINRQGEKAGRVIDCLLQVFIAKEESKFGLDEEEVKAILNNDEFPAMKNVRIRGLMGMATFTDDDNVVRNEFAALKTFFDHLSRTFFSGREEFDTLSMGMSGDYHIAIEEGSNMVRIGTALFGERDYH from the coding sequence ATGTTGTCGGAGCATATCAATTACATCCTTCAGGAGCTCCCGCCTCACGTAACCCTGGTTGCCGTGACCAAAACCCGGCCTGTTGAACTTCTTGAAGAGGCCTACAGGATGGGTCTGCGCGATTTCGGCGAAAACAGGGTGCAGGAAATGACCGAAAAACAGCCTTTGCTGCCCGGCGATGTCCGCTGGCACCAGATCGGACACCTGCAAACCAACAAAGTCAAATATATCGCGCCGTTTGTGCACCTGATCCACAGCGTAGATTCGCTAAAACTGCTGGCAGAAATCAACCGCCAGGGCGAAAAGGCCGGCAGGGTTATCGATTGCCTGCTTCAGGTATTTATCGCTAAAGAAGAGAGCAAGTTCGGACTGGACGAAGAGGAGGTGAAGGCAATCCTGAACAATGATGAGTTCCCGGCGATGAAAAACGTCAGAATCAGGGGCCTGATGGGCATGGCGACATTTACAGACGATGACAATGTGGTCAGGAATGAATTTGCCGCACTGAAAACCTTTTTTGACCACCTTTCCCGCACTTTTTTCTCCGGAAGGGAAGAATTTGACACGCTGTCAATGGGCATGTCGGGCGACTACCACATTGCCATTGAGGAAGGCAGCAATATGGTCAGGATCGGCACTGCCCTTTTCGGGGAAAGGGATTATCATTAA
- a CDS encoding acetyl-CoA C-acetyltransferase — translation MREVVIASAARTPIGSFGGTLSGLNAVELGTIAAREAIVRAGIDPALIDDVIVGNILSAGLGQNVARQISVYAGVPETVTAMTINKLCGSGLRAVSMAAQFIMLGDADIILAGGTESMSNAPYLLPKGRFGYRMGDGKIIDSMIHDGLTETFNNYHMGVTAENIAKRWNISREEQDEFALGSQLKAEAAQKSGKFTDEIVKVSIPQRKGEPVVVDTDEYPRHGTTLEKLAKLPPAFDKAGTVTAGNASGINDGAAMLVVMSKQKADELGVKPLVTIRSYASVALDPTIMGYGPVPASRKALERAGFTVDQLDLVEANEAFASQSIAVVRDLGLNPEKVNVNGGAIALGHPIGASGARILTTLIYEMKRRNALTGLATLCIGGGMGTSIIVQQ, via the coding sequence ATGAGAGAAGTTGTGATTGCCTCGGCTGCCCGCACCCCCATAGGGTCATTCGGCGGCACGCTTTCCGGTCTGAACGCCGTTGAACTGGGTACCATCGCCGCCAGGGAGGCCATCGTCAGGGCGGGAATTGATCCTGCATTGATTGACGATGTGATTGTTGGTAATATATTGTCTGCCGGGCTTGGGCAGAATGTGGCGCGCCAGATTTCCGTTTATGCCGGTGTCCCTGAAACGGTTACCGCGATGACCATCAACAAGCTGTGTGGTTCAGGCCTGAGGGCGGTAAGCATGGCGGCCCAGTTTATCATGCTTGGCGATGCAGACATCATACTTGCCGGCGGAACGGAAAGCATGAGCAATGCACCATACCTGCTTCCCAAGGGGCGTTTCGGCTACCGCATGGGCGATGGGAAAATCATTGACTCCATGATCCACGACGGGCTCACAGAGACCTTTAACAACTATCATATGGGCGTAACCGCCGAGAATATAGCCAAACGCTGGAATATCAGCAGGGAGGAGCAGGATGAGTTCGCGCTCGGAAGCCAGCTGAAAGCGGAAGCCGCACAGAAATCCGGAAAGTTTACGGATGAGATTGTAAAGGTATCGATACCCCAGCGCAAAGGCGAGCCTGTGGTTGTGGATACCGATGAATATCCCAGGCATGGCACAACCCTGGAGAAACTTGCCAAGCTGCCTCCTGCTTTTGATAAGGCCGGCACCGTGACCGCGGGAAATGCATCAGGCATCAACGACGGGGCGGCAATGCTGGTGGTGATGTCGAAGCAGAAAGCCGATGAACTGGGCGTTAAACCACTGGTTACCATCCGGTCGTATGCCTCGGTAGCCCTTGACCCCACCATTATGGGATACGGACCTGTGCCCGCTTCAAGGAAGGCGCTTGAGAGGGCCGGCTTCACCGTTGATCAGCTTGATCTGGTGGAAGCCAATGAAGCATTCGCTTCCCAGTCGATTGCGGTAGTCCGCGACCTGGGCCTCAATCCCGAAAAAGTAAATGTAAATGGCGGCGCCATCGCGTTGGGTCATCCCATTGGCGCTTCCGGCGCAAGGATACTTACCACCCTGATTTACGAAATGAAGCGCCGGAACGCCCTTACGGGACTGGCAACCCTCTGTATCGGAGGCGGGATGGGAACTTCAATAATCGTACAGCAATAA
- a CDS encoding beta-ketoacyl-ACP reductase, which produces MKRLENKVAIITGGADGIGKATAIRFAAEGAVAVIWDLNAEKGMLLAEEIRQTGGQAEFFKVNTSDYGQIEKAAAGVAGKYGKIDILINNAGITRDASMKKMSVEQWQQVIDVNLSGVFYCTKAVSPYMVDKGYGRILTTSSVVALYGNFGQTNYVATKAGVIGMTKTWAREFGRKGITANAVAPGFIATEMVAAMPENVLASMREKVPSGRLGKPEEIASAFLFLASDEAAYINGAVLSVDGGITI; this is translated from the coding sequence ATGAAAAGACTCGAAAATAAAGTAGCCATCATTACCGGAGGCGCCGACGGAATAGGCAAAGCCACCGCCATCCGCTTTGCTGCGGAAGGGGCTGTGGCCGTTATATGGGACCTTAACGCTGAAAAAGGTATGCTGCTGGCGGAGGAAATCAGACAAACGGGCGGACAGGCTGAGTTTTTCAAAGTAAACACTTCCGATTACGGGCAGATTGAGAAAGCGGCAGCCGGCGTGGCCGGGAAATACGGTAAAATAGATATCCTCATCAATAATGCCGGGATCACCCGCGATGCATCCATGAAAAAGATGAGCGTGGAACAATGGCAACAGGTAATAGATGTTAACCTCAGCGGCGTGTTCTATTGCACCAAAGCCGTTTCCCCTTACATGGTCGACAAAGGTTACGGACGTATTCTGACTACCTCCTCGGTAGTGGCGCTCTATGGCAATTTCGGCCAGACAAATTATGTGGCCACCAAAGCCGGCGTCATAGGGATGACAAAAACATGGGCGCGGGAGTTCGGCCGTAAAGGCATCACCGCCAATGCCGTTGCGCCCGGGTTTATCGCTACCGAAATGGTGGCGGCCATGCCCGAAAACGTGCTGGCTTCCATGCGCGAAAAGGTTCCTTCAGGTAGGCTGGGAAAGCCCGAAGAGATTGCATCGGCTTTCCTGTTTCTCGCCTCCGATGAGGCTGCCTATATCAACGGGGCCGTATTGAGTGTCGACGGGGGAATAACCATTTAA
- a CDS encoding 3-oxoacyl-ACP synthase III family protein, with protein MRNAVIHSTGAYVPERVVPNSYFDELLGENVSDWLVENVHIHERRWAAENQSTADLCIPAARQALERGGVKPEEIGLLVISTDTPEFISPSTASKVQYELGLVNAGTFDINTACAGFVTALDIGAKYIRADEQYRYVMVIGAYAMSKYLNLKDKKTVTLFADGAGVVILKAEEDAKRGFLASELLTQGQYYGYMGIYAGGTFQPVNSQVIEKEDHLLKFVQKFPKELNPEMWSRMATDLTRRIGETPGSVDHYFLTQININSIWETMDRLGVEREKAHTIMQYYGYTGSACIPLAFDDAVTKGKVKRGDLLVFIGSGGGLAFASAAFRY; from the coding sequence ATGCGAAACGCAGTGATCCATTCCACCGGCGCTTACGTCCCCGAAAGGGTGGTGCCAAACAGCTATTTTGATGAGCTGCTGGGCGAAAATGTCAGCGACTGGCTGGTCGAGAATGTACATATTCACGAACGCCGCTGGGCTGCCGAAAATCAGTCAACCGCCGATTTGTGCATACCTGCCGCCCGGCAGGCCTTGGAAAGGGGAGGGGTGAAACCCGAAGAGATCGGCCTGCTGGTGATCTCTACCGATACGCCGGAGTTTATTTCGCCCTCTACGGCCTCTAAAGTCCAGTACGAACTGGGATTGGTGAATGCCGGTACCTTTGACATCAATACGGCTTGTGCCGGATTTGTGACCGCCCTTGATATCGGCGCCAAATACATCAGGGCCGATGAACAATACCGGTATGTGATGGTCATTGGCGCCTATGCCATGAGCAAATATCTCAATCTTAAAGACAAAAAAACTGTCACCCTCTTTGCTGACGGTGCCGGGGTGGTGATCCTGAAAGCAGAAGAGGATGCAAAACGCGGTTTCCTGGCCAGCGAATTGCTTACCCAGGGCCAGTATTACGGATATATGGGCATTTATGCCGGCGGCACTTTTCAGCCGGTGAACAGCCAGGTAATTGAAAAAGAGGATCATCTGCTGAAGTTTGTTCAGAAATTTCCCAAAGAACTGAATCCGGAGATGTGGAGCAGGATGGCCACCGACCTTACCCGCAGGATAGGGGAAACCCCCGGTTCGGTGGATCATTATTTCCTCACGCAGATCAACATCAACAGCATCTGGGAAACCATGGACCGGCTCGGCGTGGAGCGTGAAAAAGCCCATACCATCATGCAGTATTACGGTTATACAGGATCTGCCTGCATCCCCCTTGCCTTTGACGATGCTGTAACCAAAGGGAAGGTGAAGCGGGGGGATTTGCTGGTATTTATCGGTTCGGGAGGCGGACTGGCTTTCGCTTCTGCAGCCTTCAGGTACTAA
- a CDS encoding sodium:solute symporter family transporter, whose amino-acid sequence MATSAQVTGAWILVILYMGVILFFVIRGALKIKSISDYAVGNIMFSPAAVALSLAASMTSAATFVINPGFIANFGISGVISYGILLPLASMLSLAVLTKSFRKYGQSVKALTLAQWIGDRYKSRNYALFMGFLALLLLTFIVLIAVAITQVLSKALNADPVIVLVCITVFIFGYMMFGGANSMVYTNTIQAVIMLVVAVILLTSGYEHFSRGIGQMMQKLAAIDPVLVSPVNPGSPLFRDFFEIVFAQVVVGIAIVVQPHIITKSLLLKRESDVNKFLVIAIAAELLFFFVVVTGLYARLSFPDLTIGGLPLKNDGIIPAYVMHVFSNGTVAVVIGLVVVLGLLSAGISTLEGLIQSVSTTITSDIIKPLAGSRLRSDKSLISLNKIVIALMAVVTIWLSYSQITAPKLSVGIFAQNGVYAYFASAFVPVIFGIYHKKMKASVAFAGSLIAFGVHFAVYYFMPFLVTSYGMTFGFFTKYLEGPVRNPAIACASAVVISTLAVLIMLLSDKKSANTTKA is encoded by the coding sequence TTGGCAACATCAGCACAGGTTACGGGCGCATGGATTCTGGTAATCCTCTATATGGGGGTCATCCTCTTTTTCGTGATCCGCGGGGCGCTTAAGATCAAAAGCATATCTGATTACGCGGTAGGAAATATCATGTTTTCTCCTGCTGCCGTGGCCCTTTCGCTGGCTGCCAGCATGACAAGTGCCGCAACTTTTGTGATCAACCCCGGATTTATCGCCAACTTCGGAATCAGCGGGGTCATCTCCTACGGCATTCTCCTGCCCCTGGCTTCCATGCTGTCGCTGGCCGTGCTCACCAAAAGTTTCAGAAAGTACGGACAGTCGGTGAAAGCCCTTACCCTCGCCCAATGGATAGGCGACAGGTACAAAAGCAGAAATTATGCATTGTTTATGGGGTTTCTGGCCCTGCTGCTGCTTACTTTTATCGTCCTTATTGCCGTGGCAATCACCCAGGTGCTGTCGAAGGCCCTGAATGCCGACCCGGTAATCGTACTCGTTTGCATAACCGTATTTATCTTTGGGTATATGATGTTCGGCGGAGCCAACAGCATGGTTTACACCAACACCATACAGGCGGTCATCATGCTGGTAGTGGCTGTAATTCTGCTTACTTCGGGTTATGAACACTTCAGCCGGGGAATCGGTCAAATGATGCAGAAACTTGCGGCCATCGATCCGGTGCTTGTCAGTCCGGTAAATCCGGGAAGCCCTTTGTTCCGTGACTTCTTCGAGATTGTTTTTGCCCAGGTTGTGGTTGGTATCGCCATTGTGGTCCAGCCGCACATCATCACCAAATCGCTGCTGCTGAAACGCGAAAGCGATGTCAATAAATTCCTTGTGATTGCCATTGCGGCCGAACTGTTGTTCTTTTTTGTTGTCGTTACAGGACTTTATGCAAGGCTTTCATTTCCCGATCTCACCATCGGCGGGCTTCCCCTGAAAAACGACGGCATTATCCCCGCTTATGTCATGCATGTATTTTCGAACGGGACGGTGGCGGTAGTGATAGGCCTGGTAGTTGTACTGGGGCTGCTGTCGGCCGGAATTTCCACCCTCGAAGGACTGATTCAATCCGTGTCAACCACCATCACTTCAGATATCATCAAACCACTGGCGGGAAGCCGTCTGAGATCGGACAAATCGCTGATCTCACTGAATAAAATTGTGATTGCACTCATGGCTGTTGTTACAATATGGTTGTCATACAGCCAGATTACCGCACCTAAACTGAGTGTGGGCATTTTTGCCCAGAACGGGGTATATGCCTATTTCGCTTCCGCTTTTGTTCCTGTGATTTTCGGCATTTACCACAAAAAGATGAAAGCCTCGGTCGCCTTTGCCGGCTCACTGATCGCCTTTGGCGTGCATTTTGCAGTCTATTACTTCATGCCATTTTTAGTGACATCCTATGGGATGACTTTCGGCTTTTTTACAAAATATCTCGAAGGGCCGGTCCGGAATCCGGCCATTGCCTGCGCGTCCGCTGTGGTAATTTCAACCCTGGCTGTACTGATTATGTTGTTGTCCGATAAAAAATCCGCAAACACCACGAAGGCATGA
- a CDS encoding acyl-CoA synthetase, with translation MITNDWARQWAKYSAGKVAVEEFETGRSLTYSMLNQLSVKYVNYLTAEFALKKGDRIAILAENCLEYVILLSVAQKTGIILVPLNYRLTPREIDFLIHDSDPDVLIVESKFRDKIKDIPSTAQVSHLLDLAVLQQKTGLFSSEPFSDHPEQSQEGTTHDDPVLIIYTSGTTAFPKGSVYTHGMMFWNSLNTQLRLDITSADRSVNLAPPFHTGNWNVLLTPFLHHGAYTLIMKSFDADKVLEALEKYNLTIFWAVPTMLKMMSDSPLFDRADLSRIRYFVVGGEAMPVPLIGQWHAKGVPIRQGYGLTEVGPNVTSLNHQDAIRKAGSIGKENFYYQAKLVNDSGDEVAPGELGELVLSGPTVTPGYWRNPVATAATIRDGWFHTGDIMRRDEEGFLFVVDRIKNMYISGAENVYPAEVEFLLRSHPGIDSVAIIGVPDEKWGESGMAFVVIREGFSVTKEDVLTYCEGKLAKYKIPKHVHFLDELPRNDAGKIDRQQLRIISTLNQ, from the coding sequence ATGATTACAAACGACTGGGCCCGTCAATGGGCGAAATACAGCGCCGGCAAAGTGGCAGTAGAGGAATTCGAAACAGGTCGCAGCCTGACGTATTCAATGCTTAACCAGCTGTCTGTCAAATATGTAAATTACCTTACCGCTGAGTTTGCTTTAAAAAAGGGCGACCGCATTGCCATTCTTGCCGAGAACTGCCTGGAATATGTAATTCTGCTTTCCGTTGCCCAGAAAACCGGGATTATTCTGGTTCCCCTCAACTACCGGCTAACCCCGCGGGAGATAGATTTTTTGATTCACGACAGCGATCCCGACGTGTTGATCGTTGAATCGAAATTCAGGGATAAGATCAAAGATATTCCTTCCACCGCGCAGGTGAGTCATCTGCTCGATCTTGCCGTATTGCAGCAGAAGACCGGATTGTTCAGCAGTGAACCTTTCAGCGATCATCCTGAGCAATCTCAGGAAGGTACCACCCATGACGACCCGGTGCTGATCATATACACCAGCGGCACCACTGCCTTCCCGAAAGGATCTGTTTACACCCACGGCATGATGTTCTGGAACAGCCTCAATACCCAGCTGCGCCTTGATATCACTTCGGCCGACCGCTCGGTTAATCTTGCACCTCCTTTCCATACCGGAAACTGGAATGTGCTATTGACCCCTTTTCTGCATCACGGGGCTTACACGCTTATTATGAAAAGTTTTGATGCAGATAAGGTGCTCGAAGCACTTGAAAAATACAATCTTACAATATTCTGGGCGGTGCCGACCATGCTGAAGATGATGTCAGATTCGCCCTTGTTCGACCGTGCAGACCTGAGCAGGATAAGGTATTTCGTAGTGGGCGGCGAAGCCATGCCTGTGCCCCTGATCGGGCAATGGCATGCCAAGGGTGTACCTATCCGGCAGGGATACGGGCTGACCGAAGTGGGACCCAACGTTACCTCCCTCAACCATCAGGATGCCATCCGCAAAGCCGGTTCCATCGGGAAGGAAAATTTTTACTATCAGGCGAAACTTGTAAACGACTCGGGCGATGAAGTGGCCCCCGGAGAGCTGGGAGAACTGGTCCTCAGCGGGCCCACCGTTACGCCCGGTTACTGGCGGAATCCTGTAGCTACGGCCGCAACCATCAGGGATGGCTGGTTTCATACCGGAGATATTATGCGCCGCGATGAAGAAGGATTTCTTTTTGTGGTGGACAGAATAAAGAACATGTATATCTCCGGTGCCGAAAATGTGTATCCCGCGGAAGTGGAATTCTTACTACGCAGTCATCCCGGTATTGATTCAGTGGCCATCATCGGAGTGCCCGATGAAAAATGGGGGGAATCGGGTATGGCTTTCGTGGTGATCAGGGAAGGGTTCTCAGTGACAAAAGAGGATGTCCTTACATATTGCGAGGGCAAACTGGCAAAATATAAAATTCCGAAACACGTTCATTTTCTGGATGAATTACCCAGGAACGATGCCGGAAAAATTGACCGACAGCAACTGCGGATAATATCAACATTAAATCAATAA